From a single Nymphaea colorata isolate Beijing-Zhang1983 chromosome 4, ASM883128v2, whole genome shotgun sequence genomic region:
- the LOC116252288 gene encoding uncharacterized protein LOC116252288, translated as MGAGCSKVEDSVCGRRKSTVFQSCLKGFSCSAHSFHGRDQRKERCGIRWRPFRRHAKRQPDGVKCHSCVKGDGLRSIPTTEINSGVGFDGWVQENAPSTEFVDESNSGRFPSTTEPLASSNRLSRRLNVIPDHGRAVLNKETSPGSSEACSVLSNGPEISSSFAACREGGLESESGVLPNDNSCSLSTFPLVEPSNGVFRDVDSSCAEPQFANSASVVQERGPVLATAQDREGHGSIGLSETSRSGSSLGHLGTTSGEQRRPCRRTGTLEAAGDGIQFGRTLSVGRLRDRVLRRNASSRGSFNHVANDDMSRDVRQGTVRQILDHATEEIINQRAENPQTSSNYNVINADSSVRSINNGHQFRLNNQQAGADANNNTPPLHRSTFIERRQRVRSQVHALQRLGSRFENLVGHDRSCILSGHYRSGRCRCRTGTRAENSEDEPSTRTSISRIVMLAEALFEVLDEIHQQSVVSSSRPSVSSFGSVPAPKEDVERLPLKLYTRSGIKNEEAAQCHICLVEYEEGDWMRILRCQHEFHQSCVDKWLKEVHRVCPLCRTNVCLSDSLPLE; from the exons ATGGGGGCGGGGTGTAGCAAGGTGGAGGACTCAGTTTGCGGCCGAAGGAAAAGCACGGTGTTCCAATCCTGTTTGAAAGGCTTCTCCTGCTCTGCACATAGCTTTCATGGTCGGGATCAG agaaaagaaagatgcGGGATACGTTGGAGACCATTCAGGCGTCACGCCAAAAGGCAACCAGATGGGGTTAAATGTCATAGCTGTGTAAAAGGTGATGGCTTGAGAAGTATTCCAACAACTGAGATCAACTCTGGTGTAGGATTTGATGGATGGGTTCAAGAAAATGCACCATCAACTGAGTTCGTTGATGAAAGCAACTCTGGACGATTTCCGAGTACTACTGAACCATTGGCATCCTCAAACCGCTTGAGCCGTCGTTTGAATGTGATCCCTGACCATGGTCGCGCCGTATTGAACAAAGAGACAAGCCCTGGCTCCTCTGAGGCTTGCTCAGTTTTGTCCAATGGTCCTGAAATTTCAAGCTCTTTTGCAGCTTGTAGAGAAGGTGGTTTGGAATCTGAGAGTGGCGTTCTTCCAAACGATAACTCATGCTCCTTATCTACATTTCCTTTGGTGGAGCCATCAAATGGTGTTTTTCGAGATGTAGATTCTTCTTGTGCCGAACCGCAATTTGCCAATTCTGCTTCTGTAGTTCAGGAGCGGGGTCCGGTTTTGGCTACTGCCCAGGATAGAGAAGGTCACGGTTCTATTGGATTGTCTGAAACTTCTAGAAGTGGGTCTTCCTTGGGCCATCTTGGAACAACTAGTGGTGAACAAAGGCGCCCCTGCAGAAGGACAGGGACTCTGGAAGCTGCCGGGGACGGCATACAGTTTGGCCGGACATTGAGTGTTGGCAGACTTCGTGATAGAGTTCTGCGAAGAAATGCATCATCCAGGGGTTCATTCAATCATGTAGCGAATGATGATATGTCTAGGGATGTTAGACAAGGTACTGTAAGACAGATTTTGGACCATGCAACTGAAGAAATCATCAATCAAAGGGCTGAAAATCCTCAAACGTCCTCCAATTATAATGTTATTAATGCTGATAGTTCTGTTCGATCCATTAACAACGGCCACCAATTCAGGTTGAATAATCAACAAGCAGGTGCAGATGCTAATAATAATACTCCTCCGTTGCATAGATCTACATTTATTGAACGAAGACAGAGAGTGAGGTCTCAG GTTCATGCTCTTCAGCGTTTGGGTAGCCGTTTTGAGAATTTAGTCGGCCATGATAGGTCTTGCATCTTATCTGGCCATTATCGCAGTGGCCGTTGTCGGTGCCGAACTGGTACTCGGGCAGAGAATAGTGAAGACGAACCAAGCACTAGAACAAGTATATCAAGAATCGTTATGTTGGCAGAAGCATTATTTGAA GTTCTGGATGAAATTCACCAGCAGTCGGTGGTCTCATCTTCTCGCCCTTCTGTCTCCTCTTTTGGGTCCGTGCCTGCTCCAAAGGAGGACGTAGAACGTCTACCTCTAAAACTGTATACTAGATCTGGCATTAAGAATGAAGAAGCTGCCCA ATGCCACATTTGTCTTGTGGAATATGAGGAAGGTGATTGGATGAGAATTCTCCGCTGCCAGCATGAGTTCCACCAATCATGTGTAGACAAGTGGTTGAAAGAAGTTCACAG GGTGTGCCCGCTTTGCCGAACAAATGTTTGTTTGTCTGATTCTTTGCCATTGGAGTGA